Genomic DNA from Channa argus isolate prfri chromosome 10, Channa argus male v1.0, whole genome shotgun sequence:
aacacaaagcaatgacagtaattgactttttttttacataagtgCAGTTAGAACATATAAAAGCACCATGTGTGTAGTGAGAAAGtgtagttaatttttatttaatttaaagtcatTTAATTGATGTTAAAACATGCTGTAAGGATATAGGAAGAAACATAAAACTAACATGATTTATTTCACAAAAGTAGAAGTATGACATGTTTGTGGCTTCATCTGTAAGATAATTGCTGTCCAAATAGTATGATGGAAGCAATATtatggagaacatgcaaacaggGAACTGTTTCATCCAGCTAGTCATCTTAATTCGATTATAAAGGTTGTTTGCCAAATGACTAAGTGGAAGATTCATTCAAAGGTTGGGACATCTGTCTGTGCAGCTAAAAAATGGATGTCTTTGTCTTCCAGGCTCAACAGCAATAATATGAATGGTATTCAGACAGTGGACTTGCTGCCAGGAAGAGAGGCCCAGCAGCTTGGCTGTAAAGAAGACATCCAGCTGCCCCTCACAGATGTTAGTGTGAGTtcatgtggtgtgtgtgggtgtgacgTTTGGGAGGAAAGATGGCCAGTGCGTTAGATTCTCACCATCAAAATGTGTCCCATTTAAACACAGGATGACCAGGCTTCACCAAACCAGTCATCTGAGGAGGACATGGACTCCTGCTGCGCTGACGATGACCTGAAGGACCAGACCGAGGACAGTGACATCGAGTcaggcagcagcacagacaacCTCAACAACTGGACTCCTCTCTACGGGTCCCATCTTAGTAGCCATGGCAACGAGCCGCCGCTCAAAGCCCTGCTGTCAGACACAGGGAGAGACAATCCACAAGACAGAGGTGAGAAAACAAGAAACGAGGAGAGAGGTGGAGAGAAACCTGTTTCAGGTTTATGTACATATTTTGcggtttaaatgtaaaagtatatgATATGAAATCACCAGTTCTATCAGGGTTATTTTGAAAAAGCATCATTTGAACTGATGCacattttatgcaaaaataatacaaatacataaatccACATATCATCAGTTCATCAATCCACATAACATAAGATCACTTAACTACGCCATGAGGCAAATGCATCCACTTGTGTAAATATATTACAATTAAAAGTACTTACTTGTACatattaaaaagaagaagacaggaaAATGTCATTGATTTCACGCATGGAGATTGAAGTGTCACAGTAGTATAAGGGCGATATTTGATAAGTTGCACTCggattatttccattttacccAGTGTCCCAACTTGAGCCATTCATTCAAGTTTAGTAAACATAGATATTCCAATCtgctttcctttttaaaaaatatatacagaaCAATTTACATAAGTTAATGATAAACCATTATTTTCCAAACTCAGCTGATGCACATTATGTTTGCATTTGAATTTGCATATacagtcaaaagaaaaagtaatggcactgtttgcagtttaatggttttctgcataattggtcatgaaatgggATCTGATCTCCACCAAAGTCACAAAGATCACCAAATACAATATTCATAggctaataaaacacaaacagtaaagatctttcatgtctttattgaacacgaAATTCAAACATACAAAGTGCTAGTGGAAAAATTATAGACACTACGCTtatgatgtcactaaacatCGACTGGAGTCCAAGCAATGAAACGATGGTGGTGTGTTTTAGAGCTGGTTTGAGTTATACAGTGACAGTGTGctattcacaagcagcatcacCTGGTGTGAGTTATGCCTCACAAAGAAGACCTATGAtgaaaactttattatttacatgtaGCTAAAATTATACAGAATTAAATCAAAGACATGTTGTCTTTGAATGGAGATGATATGGTTCTGTGACTACTCTCTGTGGAAGTGGGTGCCCACCCAAGATCATTCCAAAGGCACAATGCAGAATGCTCAATGAGGTGAAAAAGAACCCTAGAGGAAAAGCTAAAGACTTGAAGGATTCATTGGACTTGGTTAGCATCTCTGTTCATTAGTCAATCATACGCCAAAATGAACAGGCATGGTATCAATGGCAGGACACCATGAAGGAAGCAATATTGCAGCCCATCCAAAGTTTGCCACAATCCACCTAGAGACTCCACAACGCTACTGGGAAAATGTCCTGTGGGCAGACGAAACAAAGTTAGAACAGTTCAGGAGGAACACACAGCATTACATATgctataaaaagtataaaactgAGGACCAATATGAAAACATCATCCCAAAGGTGGAGTGCAGTGGAGGGAACATCATGATTTGGGGCTGCTTGCCACCTCTGGACCTGAACTGGATAATGTACTAAAGATAAGTCTACTACAGCTTGGCCATGGAGACACAAAATCCCCTTTTTGGAGTGGCTCAGTCAGAGCTCAGACCTCATCCCGGTAGAGACGCAGTGGAATGACCTCATGAGAGCTAGATGTTTTAAGAATATGGCCGAGATGAACAAGTTGTGTTTGGAAGAATGGTacaaaattcctcctgaactttgtgcaggtctaatccatAGCTAAAGAAAGCAATTGCTTGAGGTTATTGCTCGCAAAAGTGGTTCAGCCAGTAAAACAATGCTGCAATTCCACCAtcacttttaatgtttaatgagtGTATTTAGTAAGGACATCAATGATCACGGTGTGTTTTTGGATATTTGTTGCTTTGCTTAAGATCACATCGATCATTGGTGGAGTCTTTCCCCCTCTGTATATCTTATCGATATTAGCaggttttaaaagtttggtGGTAACTAAAACTACATGGATAATTTCTGGAATTCactttctgtgctttttctccttctcagaAATTGTGTGTTGTGGAGACAAGAAGTCAGGACACGCAGGTCGAGTGGCCCAGCTAAGGAAGGCATTCAACAGTGATTCTCAGATCCCAACACAGACCTACTCCAAACCCCCTTTACCTGCCAAACCTGCTCACCTACAGAAGAGAAGCACACCTTTGATCCACTAAAACTCCAGGTGTATCTACCCTTCTAGAAGGCAGTGCTTTAGCCCCACAAGGCAGAGCCTACTGTTCTGTATGTGCAGAAATACTGACAGAGTTACACACTGAGGCCACACAAGTGATGTAGAGGATCCTTATTTGAACCTGAGCGGTGAACTGGGACGCACTTTGTTAGGCCTCAACTCGTGGACATGCCTACAGACAGACATGTCTGAGGGgggtggagggagagagagacttgGAAGCTTCTCAGCTGAAGTCAACCTGAATGATAAAATGACGCAGCTTTGATGTTGCTAAGTTCAGGAACACTCACGCGGTTTCTCTGATTGACAGACAGGTGCAGAGTGAGACgtcctaacacacacagactgctaACTTCAGGTGAAGGAACACAGTGCTTCAATGGGCTtttctgtactgtactgttgaaatgtttgcaactGTACTTGTAGTAATACTATATATGTAGATGTGACTTGTTTAAACACCAATCGTGTCCCTGCAGGGCTTTGGGGAATGAAATAAAAGGACTGGATTCATGGCCATTTCTATTCTTGACTAGATCTATtgtacattttgcttttatgcCGTAGTTTGagaatattttacaatttcttaTGTTGACATATAATTGCTTCCATATAAtcttgaaaaaaattaaactacCAACCCTGACACGTGCCAAATTACATGCTCCACACCATTTTATGCCTCCTGGAGATTGAACCACCTGTATTCCTGTCTGCTTTCTACATAATGCTCCTGTGTAGGTGAATGCACAAAAAGGCTATAAAGGCCTCAAATAGGATTTACAAAAACCATGTGCAATTACAGAACAGACATACAGTGCAGTTTCTGGACATATTTTATAGTAATGTACAGTGGTTATTTGGGCTTCTCCAGCATGttagatatataaaaaaaaaacattgaagtTACAAAGCAAATGAAACTATTTATGCCAATTTTAgcttattttaatataatgttcCAAATTTCTAAACCATCTATGACAACAGATACTACAATACAGCTAAAAGCTTTAGAACCCAAAGActgtataatgtatttatttattttagtcaaaAAATAGTTTTCACAGTCTGCTATGAA
This window encodes:
- the zgc:92242 gene encoding uncharacterized protein zgc:92242 isoform X1 is translated as MLAKILEDMWVDPEILEALSEEQKRILFLKMREEQVRRWREREEREEREGQNKNKAKPKKASRKHVSWLLGRDGDVSVSVIGEVDEFRSSKLLQSLMNNRLNSNNMNGIQTVDLLPGREAQQLGCKEDIQLPLTDVSDDQASPNQSSEEDMDSCCADDDLKDQTEDSDIESGSSTDNLNNWTPLYGSHLSSHGNEPPLKALLSDTGRDNPQDREIVCCGDKKSGHAGRVAQLRKAFNSDSQIPTQTYSKPPLPAKPAHLQKRSTPLIH
- the zgc:92242 gene encoding SH2 domain-containing protein 4A isoform X2 translates to MLAKILEDMWVDPEILEALSEEQKRILFLKMREEQVRRWREREEREEREGQNKNKAKPKKASRKHVSWLLGRDGDVSVSVIGEVDEFRSSKLLQSLMNNRLNSNNMNGIQTVDLLPGREAQQLGCKEDIQLPLTDDDQASPNQSSEEDMDSCCADDDLKDQTEDSDIESGSSTDNLNNWTPLYGSHLSSHGNEPPLKALLSDTGRDNPQDREIVCCGDKKSGHAGRVAQLRKAFNSDSQIPTQTYSKPPLPAKPAHLQKRSTPLIH